The proteins below come from a single Leptotrichia sp. oral taxon 223 genomic window:
- the ribE gene encoding 6,7-dimethyl-8-ribityllumazine synthase — protein MRTFEGKFDGKDIKIAIVAGRFNEFITSKLVGGALDVLKRNDVSEENIDIAWVPGAFEIPLITKKLANTQKYDAIIALGAVIKGSTPHFDYVCAEVSKGVAQISLQSELPVIFGVLTTNNIEEAIERAGTKAGNKGADAAFSAIEMINLIKEIG, from the coding sequence ATGAGAACTTTTGAAGGAAAATTCGATGGGAAAGATATAAAAATAGCAATCGTAGCTGGAAGATTTAATGAGTTTATTACTTCCAAATTAGTTGGCGGAGCTTTGGATGTGCTGAAAAGAAATGATGTTTCCGAAGAAAATATCGACATCGCCTGGGTTCCAGGAGCTTTTGAAATACCATTGATTACAAAAAAATTAGCAAATACGCAAAAATATGATGCAATAATTGCTCTTGGCGCTGTAATAAAAGGTTCCACTCCACATTTTGACTACGTCTGTGCAGAAGTTTCAAAAGGGGTTGCTCAAATTTCATTACAAAGCGAGCTGCCTGTAATTTTTGGAGTTTTAACTACAAACAACATCGAAGAAGCCATTGAAAGAGCAGGAACAAAGGCTGGAAATAAAGGGGCAGATGCGGCATTTTCTGCAATTGAAATGATTAATTTAATAAAAGAAATTGGATAA
- a CDS encoding riboflavin synthase yields the protein MFTGLIEETGKIIDIAKKTASIEITIRGKKVTEKAQIGDSIAVNGVCLTVTKLNGNDFTADVMFETIERSGLKRAKAGDIVNLEKSLTLTTFLGGHLVMGDVDCEAKIVSITDKGIAKVYEFQLDKNYKNNMKYIVEKGRITIDGASLTVIDVNDNAGIFSVSLIPHTIENITVGMKKTGDFVNIETDLFGKYVEKILKFDNFENTENKGKKSNLTMEFLQKHGF from the coding sequence ATGTTTACTGGTTTAATTGAAGAAACTGGAAAAATTATTGATATTGCGAAAAAAACTGCAAGTATCGAAATTACAATAAGGGGGAAAAAAGTCACTGAAAAAGCACAGATTGGGGATAGTATCGCTGTAAATGGCGTGTGCCTGACTGTTACAAAACTAAATGGAAATGACTTTACTGCCGATGTAATGTTTGAAACCATTGAAAGAAGCGGCTTGAAGCGTGCTAAAGCTGGAGACATTGTCAATCTTGAAAAGTCACTTACACTTACGACTTTTTTAGGCGGACACCTTGTAATGGGGGATGTTGACTGTGAGGCTAAAATTGTATCAATTACAGATAAGGGGATTGCAAAAGTGTACGAATTCCAGCTGGATAAAAATTATAAAAATAATATGAAATACATCGTTGAAAAAGGGCGTATAACGATTGACGGAGCGAGCCTTACAGTAATTGATGTAAATGATAATGCTGGAATTTTCTCGGTTTCGCTTATTCCACACACGATTGAAAATATTACCGTTGGAATGAAAAAAACCGGGGATTTTGTAAATATTGAAACAGATTTATTTGGAAAATATGTTGAAAAAATATTAAAGTTTGACAATTTTGAAAATACAGAAAATAAAGGTAAAAAATCTAATTTAACAATGGAATTTTTACAAAAACATGGATTTTAA
- the ribD gene encoding bifunctional diaminohydroxyphosphoribosylaminopyrimidine deaminase/5-amino-6-(5-phosphoribosylamino)uracil reductase RibD, with amino-acid sequence MNENIDEKYMKMAIELAKKGAGAVNPNPMVGAVVVQDGKVIGTGYHKYFGGPHAEVYALDEASKNSEDLSNATIYVTLEPCSHYGKTPPCAEKIVKMGLKRCVIGSSDPNPKVAGKGVQILKNAGIKVAENVLKTECDAINQVFFKYIITKLPYLFLKCAITLDGKIATKTGNSKWITNEASREKVQFYRNKFMGIMVGINTVLADNPSLTARIKDDINPYRIIIDPHLKTEKNNNVIKENIDEKTIIITSHNNENSEKQLDFFENNKVKFIFLNGTKFRFEEILEKIGKLGIDSVLLEGGQSLISQAFEEDVVDAGEIFIANKILGDNDGKSFIAGFDKENMNEAIILKNVKYNVYGENVGMEFLQKSYN; translated from the coding sequence ATGAATGAAAATATTGACGAAAAATATATGAAAATGGCAATTGAACTGGCAAAAAAAGGGGCTGGGGCAGTTAATCCCAATCCAATGGTTGGAGCTGTTGTCGTTCAAGATGGAAAAGTTATTGGAACTGGCTATCACAAGTATTTTGGAGGGCCTCACGCCGAAGTTTACGCTTTGGACGAAGCTTCAAAAAATTCAGAAGATTTGTCAAATGCAACAATTTATGTTACATTGGAACCTTGCTCACATTATGGAAAAACACCACCTTGTGCAGAAAAAATTGTAAAAATGGGATTAAAGCGATGTGTCATCGGTTCCTCTGATCCGAATCCAAAAGTAGCTGGAAAAGGAGTACAAATATTGAAAAATGCTGGAATTAAAGTTGCTGAAAATGTTTTAAAAACCGAATGTGATGCAATAAATCAAGTGTTTTTCAAATATATAATTACAAAATTGCCATATTTATTCTTAAAATGTGCGATTACACTGGATGGAAAAATTGCTACAAAAACAGGAAATTCCAAATGGATTACAAACGAAGCGTCACGTGAAAAAGTTCAATTTTACCGAAATAAATTTATGGGAATAATGGTTGGAATAAATACTGTCCTAGCCGACAATCCAAGCCTTACCGCAAGAATCAAGGATGATATAAATCCATACAGAATCATTATTGATCCGCATTTAAAAACTGAAAAAAATAATAATGTTATTAAGGAAAATATTGATGAAAAGACGATAATTATTACGTCCCACAACAATGAAAATTCTGAAAAGCAGTTAGATTTTTTTGAAAATAACAAAGTTAAATTTATATTTTTGAATGGTACAAAATTTAGATTTGAAGAAATTCTGGAAAAAATCGGAAAATTAGGAATTGACTCAGTTTTATTGGAAGGTGGACAATCTCTTATTTCACAGGCTTTTGAAGAAGATGTTGTTGACGCTGGAGAAATTTTTATTGCTAATAAAATTTTGGGCGATAATGACGGAAAATCTTTTATTGCTGGATTTGATAAGGAAAATATGAATGAAGCCATCATCTTGAAAAACGTAAAATATAATGTTTATGGTGAAAATGTTGGAATGGAATTTTTACAAAAAAGTTATAATTAG